The Amycolatopsis umgeniensis DNA segment AGTTCCGAGAAGGTGTGGAAGTCGATGTGCGTCTTGATCTGCTGCGCGCCACCGACCACCCGGGAGTTCATGAAGTCCGCGACGGCCTTGGTCTCGGACTCGGAGAACGCCGACGGACCGTGGTAGTCCTCGGCGGACGGGCTGTTGCTCGACCCGCCGCAGCAGTTCCACTTGTAGTCCCAGTTGCGGTTCGGGTCGGTGCCGACGGCGCTGCTGCCCGGAACGGGTTTGCGCGTCTTGCGCCAGCCCTGGTACTCGCCGCCGGTGATGTCGTACTCGGAGCCGTCCGGGTTGACGTTCGGGATCACGTAGATCTCGTGCTCGTCGACCAGCTTCTTGATGGCGGGATCGGTCGCGTACCCGCTGGTGAAGCGCTGCACGATCCGCAGGCACATCTCGGTGGTGAGATGTTCGCGAGCGTGCTGGTTGCAGGTGAACAGGACCTCGGGCTCGTTCTCGTCCGTGCCCGCGTTGTCGCTGATCTTCAGCAGGTTCAGCTCACGGCCTTCGTAGGACTTGCCGACGCTGGACAGTGTCGCGATGTCGCTGTGGTCCTTCGCGGCCTTCTGCAGCTCAGCGGTCGTTTCGGCGTAGGTGTGGTACGCCTCGTCGCCCGGCGGGAAGTCACCGGCGACCGCCGACGTACCCGCCCGGCCGCTGCGCTGTTTGAGCATGCTGTCGAAGTCCCCGAGCTGCTTCAGGCTGAACCCCTCCGCGCGCAGGCTCGCGGCCTGCCCGGGGGTGGCGACGACGGTCAGCGCGTCACCGCGCGAGCCCGCGACGTCGACACCGGTGCGGGCGACGGCGGTGCGTTTGTCGGCGGTGGCCGCTCCCTCCACCGAATACAGCCCTCTCGCCGGGTCGCCGGTCTGGGCGCTCGCGACGGGCGTCGTGACGGCCAGCAGGGCGAGCCCTGTGGCGGCCAAGGCGCCCCCGATGCGACGGCGTGTGGACATTTCGCCTCCGAAGTGCAGGGGACAAGGTGCCGTTCACCGTCGCCGAAGTGAAACATCCACGACAACCCGACGATCGTCGTTCCCAATTGCCGTTTACGGCCAGAGGCGTTCTTTGACCCAGATGTCGGTTTCGAACCGGTACCGCAGACGTTTGTGCC contains these protein-coding regions:
- a CDS encoding M14 family metallopeptidase, which codes for MSTRRRIGGALAATGLALLAVTTPVASAQTGDPARGLYSVEGAATADKRTAVARTGVDVAGSRGDALTVVATPGQAASLRAEGFSLKQLGDFDSMLKQRSGRAGTSAVAGDFPPGDEAYHTYAETTAELQKAAKDHSDIATLSSVGKSYEGRELNLLKISDNAGTDENEPEVLFTCNQHAREHLTTEMCLRIVQRFTSGYATDPAIKKLVDEHEIYVIPNVNPDGSEYDITGGEYQGWRKTRKPVPGSSAVGTDPNRNWDYKWNCCGGSSNSPSAEDYHGPSAFSESETKAVADFMNSRVVGGAQQIKTHIDFHTFSELVLWPYGYTKDETDTGLNEEEAKRFADVGKAMAATNGYTPEQSSDLYVTDGDINDWAWGKHKILSYTFEMYPKDGGIDGFYPPASVIPEQTARNDKAVDILINEAKA